Proteins from a genomic interval of Paenibacillus sp. FSL H8-0048:
- a CDS encoding DUF5057 domain-containing protein has protein sequence MEVLKRKRLLLMLSLPLTLILFAVIWSMVSRIDADQNSYPVRLLEVTEDGTSQLTSLKTDFPDFTVVTMSMKRFVALRDDLDGQYDGIFIGKGTYSPITLGNLKDKDVPVRSAAMNTSLIQNDITRLRVDDINKLFIMKGLYVIFHEQTFLDQEKPEGRKGILYEAFNPLRKTSATKSNVLFLTDSGLNDFFKGLTADSSKLKQRPQLQITNSNEIRNYAPASTGGKIYAPGDKLKFNFNVSNTPDLANHPLTAKLYINLDKSIALSEQQVVASVKVNKANGTLEYILPRTFSGLLYWKLEISDPTSFSQLKSFERGSIRYRNEQTVIRVLQITPPGSSSSPIHESSLKKSINMNQNFLSNEDYELDITVMNIDEFNYYIESTLANTHEYGLNGVYDMLLFGFRDEYYSKTIMKPLSITAVKEFINESKQSAMFTHDTVINLYGSNTWVNNFKEITGQKDPVVNLGHNALNPSKKVTPVNDGLLMQYPFYLSQQTNNGTQNNIGEPKVAKTHNQYFTLDLEDRTVVPWYNIISESGDANKRTPDDSWNHYYTYSKGNVTYSGTGHLFGSNLSSSESVFPEWEQKLFVNTMYRAFMGANHAPSITAYSPIEGAVIPSYQDKLTVSYSVADLDLKDRTLTTNLKFLVNGKELTSPDHMIQNRRVGSEETITQTFKNPLSESGNIEIMITAQDDQGASASPVIIPLTVSKVESSLSIGRSQSATKIGRDKLVTIDYSIAPKTLRLEDVQPQYQGKNNLLISGLHYEEKFAPNLEFEGEALPQGFTKTGNLSEGYTIKGTFENITFQLTTIDGKQYYKPVNPHSTSDPIIYKFTLRFKPKAAEKYILDNSSITYEDIHAPAESVPTAVPTAAPTVAATPTPTPAPTPVPTVAPPVFPGSTAPISALGVAKDYTVFMLKDIRYDNNSFQNKGRTAAGRDVKAQSFTLGDTLTDAVLVVGNDLYWGSWGGKISGKGYYGNNIEMHAYLSPEERANITKGSPLDFTTIGSQLISRSAYMGSLTGKEIKVSEDSDLVVSGEDKKLNIFNVKPNNLNNINLRSLKINAPADSTVLINIAGESIKFINGSVSVNGVSSNHIILNFYQAKSLTVESYGEINQSILAPLANINLTGSFNGNIIGESLLTIGSSGISIGYQPFEGSLPEMPAATTAPTAVPTATATPVVTATPVPTASATPTVMPTAMPVPTTVTMKFSAVNLEVIIEITSIVVHDEDILVDQKLSLPSITTILPDDVDAKDRTLQWTIVSGKDFIKFISDGMIQAVAPGEAEIQASAQDGSKVVSNIARITVTAPIPPEPIRTIELTGDTSGTANTPINLNAVYTSNPVETDITYKWTVADGNGTNVNQYLRTSGPTSPTGTFNAPQSGIYTITVTAYSNSNTAGSPATKTIAITNPLRDFIIDSADSVFVGKFIEMSVKDFAPANADNASDIHWSLVGDGTQYASLTKAPDDTNDTKYIFTGIKAKDAVTVSVTAGGITRIKEIRIQPLVLTDIQFTGTIVEMIVGESRPLGQLLWFSPREITLNDVRDQLDWTSTFSGIASFQTPVTADNRGIIYAHKSGSTLVTVQYANNPLIKTTILVKVYPLDTDDRY, from the coding sequence ATGGAGGTCTTGAAAAGAAAAAGACTGCTGCTTATGCTTAGCCTTCCGTTGACCTTAATCTTGTTTGCTGTCATCTGGAGTATGGTATCAAGGATTGATGCTGATCAGAACAGTTATCCGGTTCGCCTGCTTGAAGTCACGGAAGATGGCACAAGCCAGTTAACCTCCCTCAAAACCGATTTTCCAGATTTCACAGTCGTTACCATGAGCATGAAACGTTTTGTCGCTTTACGCGATGATCTGGACGGGCAGTATGACGGCATTTTTATAGGTAAAGGTACCTACAGTCCAATAACCTTGGGTAACCTTAAGGATAAAGATGTCCCTGTGCGTTCTGCGGCTATGAACACCTCGTTAATTCAGAATGACATTACGCGCCTTCGTGTAGATGATATCAATAAGCTCTTTATTATGAAGGGCTTGTATGTAATTTTTCATGAACAAACTTTCTTAGATCAGGAGAAGCCTGAAGGCAGAAAAGGAATCCTCTACGAAGCATTTAATCCCTTACGCAAAACCTCAGCGACGAAGAGTAACGTTCTCTTTCTGACTGATTCCGGACTTAATGATTTCTTCAAGGGACTAACGGCTGACAGTTCCAAGCTGAAACAACGCCCCCAACTGCAAATCACGAACAGTAACGAGATCCGTAATTATGCTCCGGCTTCTACAGGAGGTAAGATTTATGCTCCCGGTGACAAACTTAAATTCAACTTCAATGTCAGCAATACGCCTGATCTCGCAAATCATCCTTTGACCGCCAAGCTGTACATTAATCTTGATAAGTCTATTGCCCTGAGCGAGCAGCAGGTTGTTGCATCTGTCAAAGTGAATAAAGCAAATGGTACGCTCGAGTACATTCTTCCACGGACATTCTCAGGATTGTTGTACTGGAAGCTTGAGATTAGTGACCCTACCAGCTTTTCACAGTTAAAAAGCTTTGAACGCGGAAGCATCCGTTACCGGAATGAGCAGACCGTTATTCGAGTCCTGCAGATCACGCCTCCAGGTTCCAGTTCATCTCCAATTCATGAGAGCAGTCTTAAAAAATCAATAAATATGAATCAAAACTTTTTAAGCAATGAGGATTACGAGCTGGATATTACTGTCATGAATATAGATGAGTTTAATTATTATATTGAAAGCACCTTAGCAAATACACATGAATATGGCCTTAATGGCGTCTATGACATGCTACTGTTCGGATTCCGGGATGAATACTACTCAAAAACAATAATGAAGCCATTGTCTATTACAGCAGTAAAGGAATTCATTAACGAATCCAAGCAGAGTGCAATGTTCACACATGATACAGTCATCAACCTCTACGGAAGCAACACTTGGGTCAACAATTTCAAAGAGATCACAGGTCAGAAAGATCCTGTTGTTAACCTTGGCCATAATGCACTTAATCCATCCAAAAAAGTAACGCCGGTTAATGACGGGTTGCTTATGCAATATCCTTTTTACCTGAGTCAACAGACTAACAACGGTACCCAGAACAATATAGGTGAACCCAAAGTAGCCAAGACCCACAATCAGTACTTCACTCTGGATTTGGAAGACCGGACAGTTGTACCCTGGTACAACATCATCAGCGAATCAGGCGACGCCAACAAGCGGACTCCTGATGACAGCTGGAACCATTACTACACCTATTCCAAAGGAAACGTAACCTATTCAGGAACCGGCCATCTGTTTGGCTCTAATCTTTCGAGCAGTGAGTCAGTGTTCCCTGAGTGGGAACAGAAGCTTTTTGTTAACACGATGTACAGAGCATTTATGGGTGCCAACCACGCTCCCAGCATCACTGCATATTCACCTATTGAAGGAGCCGTTATTCCGTCCTATCAAGATAAGCTGACTGTAAGCTATTCGGTGGCCGATCTCGATTTGAAGGACCGCACTCTGACCACTAATCTGAAGTTCCTTGTGAACGGAAAAGAATTGACCAGCCCGGACCATATGATCCAGAACCGGCGTGTAGGATCAGAAGAGACTATTACACAGACCTTCAAGAACCCGCTTAGCGAGAGCGGCAATATTGAAATTATGATCACAGCACAAGATGACCAGGGTGCTTCCGCTTCACCGGTTATCATCCCATTGACCGTGTCAAAGGTGGAATCCTCTTTATCCATAGGCCGAAGCCAGTCCGCCACCAAAATAGGCCGGGACAAGCTGGTAACGATCGATTACAGCATTGCTCCAAAAACCTTACGGCTAGAGGATGTTCAACCTCAATATCAGGGGAAAAACAACTTGTTAATTTCCGGCTTGCACTATGAGGAAAAATTCGCTCCAAATCTTGAATTTGAGGGAGAAGCCCTGCCGCAAGGGTTCACTAAGACCGGAAATCTCAGTGAAGGTTACACTATAAAAGGAACTTTTGAGAATATCACTTTTCAGTTAACTACAATTGATGGTAAGCAGTACTATAAGCCGGTTAATCCTCACAGTACGTCAGACCCGATTATATATAAATTCACTCTAAGGTTTAAACCTAAGGCAGCAGAGAAATATATACTGGATAACTCCAGCATTACGTACGAGGATATCCATGCTCCCGCAGAATCTGTACCTACGGCAGTACCTACAGCGGCTCCTACTGTTGCAGCAACACCGACTCCGACACCTGCGCCAACTCCGGTTCCGACTGTAGCTCCTCCGGTGTTCCCGGGTTCTACAGCACCTATCTCGGCTTTGGGGGTTGCTAAGGATTATACCGTCTTTATGTTGAAAGACATCCGCTATGATAATAATAGTTTTCAGAATAAAGGACGAACTGCTGCAGGAAGAGACGTAAAAGCACAATCCTTTACCTTAGGTGATACACTAACTGATGCTGTTTTAGTTGTAGGCAATGACTTGTACTGGGGATCATGGGGAGGGAAAATATCCGGCAAAGGGTACTATGGAAATAATATCGAAATGCATGCCTATTTGTCGCCAGAAGAGCGGGCAAACATTACGAAGGGTTCTCCACTAGATTTTACAACGATTGGTTCTCAACTCATTAGCCGATCTGCATACATGGGAAGTCTAACAGGCAAAGAGATCAAAGTTTCTGAGGATAGCGATCTTGTAGTTTCGGGAGAAGATAAGAAACTAAATATTTTCAATGTAAAACCAAACAATCTAAATAATATTAATTTACGCAGCCTCAAAATTAATGCACCAGCAGACTCAACAGTCTTGATTAATATTGCAGGAGAATCAATCAAGTTTATAAATGGGAGCGTATCTGTTAACGGAGTAAGCAGCAACCATATTATCCTCAATTTCTATCAAGCCAAATCCTTGACAGTCGAGAGTTATGGTGAGATTAATCAGTCTATTCTGGCCCCATTAGCTAATATCAATCTCACCGGGAGCTTTAATGGAAATATTATCGGCGAGTCTCTGTTAACTATAGGATCTAGTGGAATCTCGATAGGTTATCAACCCTTTGAGGGCTCGTTGCCTGAAATGCCTGCCGCAACCACAGCACCAACCGCTGTTCCTACAGCGACTGCTACACCAGTAGTTACAGCTACACCAGTGCCAACTGCTAGTGCTACACCAACTGTGATGCCGACAGCTATGCCAGTTCCAACAACTGTGACTATGAAGTTTTCAGCTGTTAATCTGGAAGTGATTATTGAGATTACTTCAATTGTGGTACACGATGAAGATATACTGGTTGATCAAAAGTTATCGCTCCCGTCAATCACAACTATTCTGCCTGACGATGTAGATGCGAAGGACCGGACTCTTCAGTGGACTATCGTAAGCGGTAAAGATTTCATTAAATTTATAAGTGACGGTATGATCCAAGCAGTTGCTCCGGGTGAAGCAGAGATTCAGGCCTCCGCTCAAGATGGAAGCAAGGTTGTCAGCAATATAGCCAGGATTACTGTGACAGCCCCTATCCCGCCTGAGCCGATACGTACCATTGAACTTACCGGAGATACTTCAGGAACTGCCAATACCCCAATTAATTTGAATGCTGTATACACCAGCAATCCAGTTGAGACGGATATAACCTATAAGTGGACAGTCGCAGATGGGAATGGCACCAACGTTAATCAATACCTGAGAACGAGTGGTCCAACTTCACCTACGGGAACCTTTAATGCACCGCAGAGTGGGATCTATACTATCACGGTAACGGCATACAGCAATAGTAATACGGCTGGCTCCCCGGCCACCAAAACCATTGCTATCACCAATCCTTTAAGAGACTTTATAATCGATAGTGCTGACAGTGTTTTTGTCGGCAAATTCATAGAGATGAGTGTAAAGGACTTCGCCCCTGCTAACGCAGATAATGCTTCCGATATTCATTGGAGCTTAGTTGGAGATGGTACTCAATATGCAAGCTTAACCAAAGCCCCTGACGATACGAATGACACTAAGTATATTTTCACTGGCATCAAAGCAAAGGATGCTGTCACTGTTTCAGTCACGGCAGGAGGCATTACTAGGATTAAGGAAATTAGAATCCAACCTCTGGTTCTTACCGACATCCAGTTTACCGGCACTATCGTGGAGATGATCGTTGGCGAATCCAGACCTCTGGGCCAGCTTCTCTGGTTCTCACCAAGAGAGATTACTTTGAATGATGTTCGAGATCAATTGGATTGGACAAGCACCTTCTCTGGTATTGCCTCCTTCCAAACTCCTGTTACTGCAGACAATCGGGGGATAATCTATGCACACAAAAGCGGAAGTACACTTGTAACTGTGCAGTATGCTAACAACCCCCTGATCAAGACAACTATACTTGTCAAAGTATATCCACTCGATACGGATGACCGTTACTAA
- a CDS encoding type IV pilus twitching motility protein PilT, with product MPLFKHDIVQLLHMAYTSKASDLHISVGSPPVIRVDGALHSLDGENVEPEESLSMAETLLGSDKSAIFHSVGEMDFSYPLDNGVRYRVNVYKQRGEVSIAARAIPVEIPTLEQLSLPSVLSSLAMKPQGLMLVTGPTGSGKSSTLAAMLNYINRTERKHIVTLEDPIEFIHSHGTCLIDQREVGSDTGSFASGLRAALRQDPDVILVGEMRDLETMSAAVTAAETGHLVMATLHTTDAPQTVDRIIDTFPGHQQGQIRSQLASVLLAVLSQRLFPRAGGRGRLSATELLINTPAVANLIRTDKTHQLKNVMQTGRSLGMHTLEMNIREQLQYGLIHPEAAKAYLTEVGS from the coding sequence ATGCCATTATTCAAACATGATATTGTTCAACTTCTGCATATGGCCTATACCTCCAAAGCTTCAGATCTGCATATATCTGTAGGTTCTCCGCCAGTAATCCGGGTAGACGGAGCGCTCCATTCGCTGGATGGGGAGAACGTTGAGCCTGAAGAATCTCTTAGTATGGCGGAAACCTTACTTGGGAGTGACAAAAGTGCAATCTTCCATAGCGTTGGGGAAATGGATTTCTCGTATCCTTTGGACAATGGGGTGCGGTATCGGGTTAACGTGTATAAACAAAGAGGGGAAGTCAGCATAGCGGCGCGGGCAATTCCTGTAGAGATACCGACGCTTGAACAATTATCATTGCCATCTGTACTTTCCAGTCTTGCTATGAAGCCTCAGGGGCTAATGTTAGTAACGGGGCCAACCGGCAGCGGGAAGTCCTCCACACTTGCCGCCATGCTGAATTATATCAATAGGACAGAGCGTAAGCATATCGTGACGCTTGAGGATCCTATAGAATTTATACATTCTCATGGCACATGCCTAATTGATCAGCGTGAGGTGGGAAGTGATACCGGGAGCTTCGCCAGCGGATTACGGGCTGCGCTGCGCCAGGACCCGGATGTAATTCTGGTGGGTGAGATGCGTGATCTGGAGACGATGTCCGCAGCAGTTACGGCTGCGGAGACCGGCCATCTGGTGATGGCTACGCTTCATACTACGGATGCCCCGCAAACGGTTGACCGGATTATCGATACTTTTCCAGGCCACCAGCAAGGTCAGATTCGTTCCCAATTAGCTTCAGTGCTGCTGGCAGTTCTCTCACAGCGTCTTTTCCCGAGGGCGGGTGGACGGGGGAGGCTGAGCGCAACGGAGCTACTTATTAATACGCCAGCTGTAGCGAACCTGATCCGTACTGACAAGACCCATCAGCTCAAAAATGTAATGCAAACCGGGCGGTCACTTGGGATGCATACGCTTGAGATGAATATTCGTGAACAATTGCAGTATGGACTTATTCATCCGGAAGCTGCCAAGGCTTATCTCACGGAGGTGGGCAGCTGA
- a CDS encoding GspE/PulE family protein, whose amino-acid sequence MAIMKKRLGDLLVENGIISQEQLEEALVEQRKTKRKLGDLLITQGYITEQQLIEVLEFQLGIPHVSLFKYQIDPAITQIIPESMAKRYQVLPFMKEGSKLMVAMADPLDYFAIEDLRMSTGFRIEPAISSRDELTRAIARHYGMRDSMSQMMVELPTQEEIEETEITDEDSPIVRLVNQMIQQAVSLRASDIHVDPGENNLSIRYRIDGTLRTERIIPKQMQGFITARLKIMARLNIAERRLPQDGRIKMQFDYKMVDIRVSSLPTMHGEKIVLRLLDLSTGVKSVDTLGFSELNADAFRDMITKPYGILLITGPTGSGKSTTLYSALSQLNTENANIITIEDPVEYQLEGVNQVHVNPAIGLTFAAGLRSILRQDPNIVMVGEIRDTETAEIAVRASLTGHLVLSTLHTNDAISTISRLRDMGVEPYLIASSLLGVVAQRLVRKICPDCKEEHKPTEQESIMLRRYGLPAEVIYQGKGCGNCNNTGYRGRIAIHEVLTINDHLRQLITDSASIEELRAAGREQGMIQLVEDGFVKVSKGITTLQEVMRETVSH is encoded by the coding sequence ATGGCTATCATGAAGAAGAGACTGGGAGATTTACTCGTGGAAAACGGGATTATCTCTCAAGAACAGCTTGAAGAAGCGCTGGTAGAGCAACGCAAAACCAAACGAAAGCTGGGAGATCTGCTAATAACCCAAGGCTATATTACAGAGCAACAGCTCATAGAGGTACTTGAGTTCCAGTTAGGTATTCCCCACGTAAGCCTGTTCAAATATCAGATTGATCCGGCAATCACGCAGATCATCCCCGAGAGTATGGCCAAACGCTACCAAGTGCTCCCATTCATGAAGGAAGGCAGCAAGCTGATGGTGGCAATGGCAGATCCCTTGGACTATTTCGCTATTGAAGATTTGCGCATGAGTACAGGATTCCGGATTGAGCCGGCAATCTCCAGCCGTGATGAGCTGACTAGAGCAATAGCCCGTCATTACGGAATGCGGGACTCTATGAGTCAGATGATGGTCGAGCTTCCAACCCAGGAAGAGATAGAAGAAACAGAGATTACGGATGAGGATTCACCGATAGTGCGGCTGGTCAACCAGATGATTCAGCAGGCAGTGTCATTGCGGGCTTCAGATATTCATGTGGACCCTGGTGAGAATAATCTCTCCATTCGTTACCGGATTGACGGGACTTTACGGACAGAGCGGATCATTCCCAAGCAAATGCAAGGCTTCATCACCGCCAGGCTGAAGATTATGGCCCGATTGAATATAGCAGAACGGCGCTTGCCTCAGGACGGCCGGATTAAAATGCAATTTGACTACAAGATGGTTGATATACGTGTATCTTCGCTGCCTACTATGCATGGTGAGAAGATCGTACTGCGTCTCTTGGACCTAAGTACTGGAGTTAAGTCTGTAGATACACTGGGCTTCAGTGAACTTAACGCAGATGCCTTCAGAGATATGATCACCAAGCCTTACGGTATTCTCCTGATTACCGGTCCAACCGGCAGCGGGAAATCTACCACCTTATATTCCGCCCTGAGCCAATTGAATACTGAGAATGCGAATATTATTACGATTGAAGATCCGGTGGAATATCAGCTGGAGGGCGTGAATCAGGTGCATGTGAATCCGGCGATTGGCTTAACCTTCGCAGCTGGCTTACGATCCATTCTTCGTCAGGACCCGAATATTGTAATGGTGGGAGAGATTCGGGACACTGAAACTGCCGAGATCGCTGTACGTGCTTCACTTACAGGACACCTGGTGTTGTCCACATTACATACCAATGATGCCATTAGCACAATTTCCAGATTGCGTGACATGGGCGTTGAGCCCTACCTGATTGCTTCCTCGCTACTGGGGGTAGTGGCTCAGCGGCTGGTACGCAAAATCTGCCCGGATTGCAAAGAGGAGCATAAACCGACAGAGCAGGAGTCAATAATGCTTAGGCGCTATGGCTTGCCTGCCGAAGTCATTTATCAGGGTAAAGGCTGCGGTAACTGCAACAATACAGGATACCGCGGTCGGATTGCCATTCATGAGGTGCTGACCATTAATGATCATCTGCGGCAGCTTATTACAGATTCTGCATCCATAGAGGAACTGCGGGCAGCAGGTAGAGAGCAGGGCATGATTCAGTTAGTAGAGGATGGATTCGTCAAAGTATCCAAAGGGATTACAACCTTACAGGAAGTCATGCGTGAGACCGTATCGCATTAG
- a CDS encoding PulJ/GspJ family protein, whose protein sequence is MRKFVDLLRKEQGFTLIELIAALSLFSLVSALVYGVMTFGVQSYQRVTMENTLRDESDLLMSAIITEIYTFAPNTISSDEVNKTILLRRDNLSGGIDEVAIGISGGQLVINELPTTEPTPGDTYNTRTSTDSTLGPNSSISLECSANSIQPCESGLLNIKLSLTLERGDTRRQLAVESKFGF, encoded by the coding sequence ATGAGAAAATTCGTTGATCTTCTCCGCAAAGAGCAGGGCTTTACGCTTATTGAGCTCATTGCAGCTTTGTCTTTGTTTTCTCTGGTATCCGCACTGGTCTATGGAGTAATGACGTTTGGCGTGCAGAGTTATCAGAGAGTGACTATGGAGAATACGTTGAGGGATGAAAGTGACTTACTGATGTCTGCCATTATTACTGAAATCTATACTTTTGCTCCAAACACTATTTCTTCTGATGAAGTGAATAAGACTATACTTCTGCGAAGAGATAATCTTAGCGGTGGAATCGATGAAGTAGCAATAGGCATATCCGGTGGGCAGTTAGTGATTAATGAGCTTCCAACAACAGAACCCACACCAGGAGATACATATAATACACGGACTTCGACAGATTCCACGTTAGGCCCGAATTCTTCAATAAGCTTGGAATGCAGTGCAAATTCAATCCAGCCTTGTGAGAGTGGTCTGCTGAATATCAAGCTTTCTCTGACTTTAGAACGTGGAGATACCAGACGGCAGCTTGCGGTTGAGAGCAAATTCGGATTCTAG